A DNA window from Bacteroides cellulosilyticus contains the following coding sequences:
- a CDS encoding glycosyltransferase family 2 protein — translation MNKINCFVPFSGAAQAEKTVKGLQETGLVNNIYLLALPDVTENLPGCSTLHMQSIQSSAAIRDIAGHSDAEYTLIYTKYTTLELGLFALERMIHIAEDSGAGMVYADRYQVKEGKQTNAPVIDYQFGSLRDDFDFGSVLLFRTDAFKEAAARMNEDEYKFAGLYDLRLKVSQNESLVHINEYLYSEIEDDTRKSGEKIFDYVDPKNRDRQIEMEQACTEHLKEIGGYLVPEFKQIEFSAGNFEYEASVIIPVRNRIRTIRDAIHSVLKQKTDFKFNLIIIDNHSTDGTTEAIDEFKNDERLIHIIPERNDLGIGGCWNMGVHHPKCGKFAVQLDSDDVYSDENTLTTMVRAFYEQNCAMVVGTYMMTDFNMNMIAPGIIDHKEWTPENGRNNALRINGLGAPRAFYTPVLREVKVPNTSYGEDYALGLNFSRQYQIGRVYDVVYLCRRWDDNSDASLDIVKMNGHNLYKDRIRTWELQARVAMNKKG, via the coding sequence ATGAATAAAATCAATTGTTTCGTTCCTTTTTCAGGAGCTGCACAAGCGGAAAAGACAGTAAAAGGCCTGCAAGAAACCGGCTTAGTGAATAACATTTATCTGCTCGCCCTACCGGACGTTACAGAAAACCTGCCCGGATGCAGTACCCTGCACATGCAATCCATCCAGTCCAGTGCGGCCATAAGAGACATAGCCGGACATAGCGATGCAGAATATACGCTGATCTATACAAAATATACGACACTCGAACTGGGTTTATTCGCCCTGGAGCGTATGATACACATTGCTGAAGACAGCGGCGCAGGCATGGTATATGCTGACCGCTACCAGGTAAAGGAAGGCAAGCAAACCAATGCCCCGGTGATCGATTATCAATTCGGCTCATTGCGCGATGATTTCGACTTCGGTTCCGTACTGTTATTCCGTACGGATGCATTCAAGGAGGCCGCTGCCCGCATGAATGAAGACGAATATAAATTTGCCGGGCTTTATGACCTTCGCCTGAAAGTAAGCCAGAACGAAAGTCTGGTACACATCAATGAGTATCTGTACAGCGAAATCGAAGACGATACCCGCAAGAGCGGTGAGAAGATATTCGATTACGTGGATCCCAAAAACCGTGACCGCCAGATTGAAATGGAACAGGCTTGTACCGAGCATCTGAAAGAAATCGGCGGCTATCTGGTACCCGAATTCAAACAAATAGAATTCTCAGCAGGCAACTTCGAGTACGAAGCTTCGGTTATCATCCCCGTACGCAATCGTATCCGTACCATCCGCGATGCCATCCATTCGGTATTGAAGCAGAAGACCGACTTTAAGTTCAACCTGATTATCATCGACAACCACTCTACGGACGGGACCACAGAAGCTATTGACGAATTCAAGAACGACGAACGCCTCATCCACATCATCCCCGAACGCAATGACCTGGGCATTGGCGGTTGCTGGAATATGGGAGTGCATCATCCCAAGTGCGGTAAGTTCGCCGTACAATTAGACAGTGACGACGTGTACAGCGATGAAAATACATTGACCACTATGGTTCGCGCTTTCTATGAACAGAATTGCGCCATGGTGGTAGGTACTTATATGATGACGGACTTCAATATGAACATGATTGCTCCGGGTATTATCGACCACAAAGAATGGACACCCGAGAACGGACGCAACAACGCACTCCGCATCAACGGTCTGGGCGCTCCGCGTGCTTTCTATACTCCGGTACTGCGTGAAGTGAAAGTTCCGAACACCAGCTATGGTGAAGACTATGCACTGGGATTGAACTTCTCCCGCCAATACCAAATCGGCCGTGTGTATGACGTAGTTTACTTGTGCCGCCGCTGGGACGACAACTCGGATGCTTCACTGGATATCGTGAAAATGAATGGTCATAATCTGTATAAAGACCGCATCCGTACCTGGGAGCTCCAGGCACGTGTGGCAATGAATAAAAAAGGATAA
- a CDS encoding DUF4922 domain-containing protein, whose product MNQTINNLLIEQLASWETARNNYAALSGVQVKELDVNGIPYKVQFNPARIVSSGAKVDAQSIKERKCFLCPANLPPVQKGIPFEGHYNILVNPFPIFPRHLTIPEVAHVNQRIAVRFKDMLALAQTLTDYTIFYNGPKCGASAPDHAHFQAGNKGFMPIEKDWHGQVAGKVADYGEATLWYLNDAPRATLVIEAANKKHAAALFDIIYHSLDIKPGDDEPMMNVLAWYEDEKWIVCVFPREKHRPACYTAEGDANLLSSPASVDLGGAFITPVEKDFLKITAEDIAQILSEVSLSAEDFHRVRQRIKEKI is encoded by the coding sequence ATGAACCAAACCATAAACAATCTACTCATCGAGCAACTTGCCTCCTGGGAAACGGCACGTAATAATTATGCCGCCCTCAGCGGTGTGCAGGTGAAGGAACTGGATGTAAACGGCATTCCTTATAAGGTACAGTTCAATCCTGCACGTATCGTTTCTTCGGGAGCTAAAGTAGATGCCCAGTCCATCAAGGAACGCAAATGCTTCCTCTGCCCGGCCAATTTACCGCCGGTGCAGAAAGGGATTCCGTTCGAAGGACATTATAATATCCTGGTCAATCCGTTCCCCATCTTTCCCCGCCACCTGACGATACCGGAAGTGGCACACGTGAACCAGCGCATAGCTGTCCGTTTCAAGGATATGCTGGCATTGGCACAGACGTTAACGGATTACACGATATTCTATAATGGTCCCAAGTGCGGTGCCTCCGCCCCCGACCATGCTCACTTCCAGGCAGGCAACAAAGGTTTCATGCCTATTGAAAAGGACTGGCACGGACAGGTAGCCGGCAAAGTGGCAGATTACGGTGAAGCTACCCTCTGGTACTTGAATGACGCTCCCCGTGCAACATTGGTCATCGAAGCAGCCAATAAGAAACATGCTGCCGCCCTGTTCGATATCATTTACCACTCACTGGATATCAAACCGGGAGATGACGAACCGATGATGAATGTATTGGCATGGTATGAAGATGAGAAATGGATCGTATGCGTATTTCCACGTGAGAAGCACCGTCCGGCTTGCTATACAGCCGAAGGAGATGCCAATTTATTGAGTAGTCCTGCATCCGTAGACCTCGGCGGAGCGTTTATCACACCGGTCGAAAAAGACTTTCTCAAGATCACAGCCGAAGATATAGCCCAGATCCTGAGTGAGGTATCGCTTTCTGCCGAAGACTTCCATCGGGTGCGTCAGCGTATTAAAGAGAAGATATAG
- a CDS encoding SpoIID/LytB domain-containing protein, whose translation MKEPKVHVGILFEPQIEFILLNPYHINGMEISGKQVVTYNEGRILWNGRLYDELLFEPVNEATDAFELLDVTIGINFHWERKEDQRFLGSLKIIVENKKLTGINVIHVEDYLTSVISSEMSATASLELLEAHAVISRSWLLAQIHKNKEITESQAEYSAFTQTDEELIRWYDREDHTRFDVCADDHCQRYQGITRASTEIVKQAIAATRGQVLTSDGKICDARFSKCCGGAFEEFQYCWEDTPHPYLRKQRDFRIFNPKTCDLSFEATRPVGGLPDLTDEQKAETWIRTSPPAFCNTTDKKVLSQVLNNYDQETTDFYRWKVVYTQEELSALILKRSGIDYGQIIDLVPIARGTSGRLWKLKIVGTKKTLTIGKELEIRRTLSTSHLYSSAFVVDKEDVSPEGIPARFILTGAGWGHGVGLCQIGAAVMGEQGYKYDAILLHYYIGASIEKLYE comes from the coding sequence ATGAAAGAGCCCAAAGTACACGTAGGCATATTGTTCGAGCCGCAAATAGAGTTTATCCTACTGAATCCGTACCACATCAACGGTATGGAAATCAGTGGTAAGCAGGTTGTGACCTACAACGAAGGCAGGATACTGTGGAACGGACGCCTTTATGACGAGCTTCTATTTGAACCTGTAAACGAAGCCACCGACGCTTTCGAACTGCTCGATGTCACCATCGGCATCAACTTCCACTGGGAGCGTAAAGAAGACCAACGCTTCCTGGGTTCCCTAAAGATTATTGTGGAGAACAAGAAGCTGACAGGTATCAATGTTATTCACGTAGAAGATTACCTGACCAGCGTAATCTCCAGTGAGATGAGCGCAACGGCTTCATTAGAGCTGTTGGAGGCACATGCCGTGATTTCACGAAGCTGGCTTTTGGCTCAGATTCATAAAAACAAGGAGATTACGGAAAGCCAGGCAGAGTATTCCGCTTTCACCCAGACAGATGAAGAGTTAATCCGTTGGTACGACCGTGAAGACCACACCCGTTTCGATGTCTGTGCAGACGATCATTGCCAGCGTTACCAAGGCATTACCCGCGCCTCCACTGAAATCGTAAAGCAAGCCATCGCTGCCACCCGCGGACAAGTATTGACATCTGACGGTAAGATATGCGATGCCCGCTTCTCCAAATGCTGCGGCGGTGCATTCGAAGAATTCCAGTATTGCTGGGAAGATACGCCCCATCCGTATCTCCGGAAACAACGCGACTTCCGCATCTTCAATCCCAAAACCTGCGACCTCAGCTTTGAAGCTACCCGACCTGTTGGAGGATTACCCGACCTGACGGATGAACAGAAAGCGGAAACATGGATTCGTACCTCTCCACCGGCCTTCTGCAACACCACAGACAAGAAAGTCCTCTCACAGGTATTGAATAACTACGACCAGGAAACCACCGACTTCTATCGCTGGAAAGTAGTTTACACCCAGGAAGAGCTTTCCGCACTGATCCTGAAACGTTCCGGCATCGATTACGGGCAAATCATTGATCTTGTTCCTATCGCCCGTGGAACTTCAGGTCGGCTCTGGAAACTGAAAATCGTAGGAACCAAGAAGACGCTCACCATCGGTAAAGAGCTGGAAATACGCCGCACGCTGTCCACCTCCCATCTGTACAGCTCCGCATTCGTAGTAGATAAGGAAGACGTCTCTCCCGAAGGCATCCCCGCCCGTTTCATCCTTACCGGAGCAGGCTGGGGGCACGGTGTAGGGCTATGCCAGATCGGTGCTGCCGTTATGGGCGAACAAGGCTATAAGTATGACGCGATACTGCTACACTATTACATAGGCGCAAGTATCGAGAAGCTATATGAATAA